The sequence below is a genomic window from Anas platyrhynchos isolate ZD024472 breed Pekin duck chromosome 20, IASCAAS_PekinDuck_T2T, whole genome shotgun sequence.
tcaaatgAATTATATTGCCCACATTTTTGCATCCACTTAATGTTGAATTAGTATTTGAAAAGGTGCAGTGACAAAATCAGCCAATGgcaaagtcatttttttctgctttctgtgatgTCCTAAGGTTGCAATCAATGTCAGAAAGGAAACCTCTCATTTTTAAATCTCTAGCATGAAggctggcctccagctgcagtgCTGTCCCTGGGAGGGATGCAGCTctgcaaaaggacctcagctaACACATATTGCCTTTTGTTTCTGCTGCCGGTTATGTCCTGTTACTTCCAAAGATGCTATACTGCGCTCACTAAGTCTGTTACTGCAAAACGAAGGGTTTGGCTTCAGGGGAAGTTCTTGGAGCTTCTCCTGTAGCCGTTAACAGTGGTGTGGTGTGGAAGGAGTGATGCCAGTTTACATTAATTTGGAACCACTCCAGTTTGTGTAAAGTGGTTAATCCAATTCTCTGTATTGTTGTTTTGGGATTTAACAAACGACTTAAGCCTCTGCTTACAGCTCTGCTCTGCGAGGCAGACCAAACCCCTGACAAACCTAACAGTGCTGCCAAAACCTCTTGTGTGTTACGCTTTGTAAGGCATTTTGTCCTTtaggaaaataagtatttttttaatgcgCTGCAAGCTAATACGATCGATTATGCACTGCTAGCCGTGCATAGGAACAAAACCAGGCTTTACGTTGAAATGCCTTTATTTATCATTCGGTCACCCAAgcgggctggagagctgcctgctGAGGGGGGGACACAGCCCCGAGCCCCTCGGCCCGTGCTGGGCCTCACCGAGCCCGGAGCCCCTCacggggccggccccggggctgtgggcggccgcggggcggaGCCGGGACGGGGACCGGGACTGGGACCGGAGCGGGGGCCGGGAacgggacagggactgggaatGGGGCCGGGATCGGGGCCAGGAGCAGCACCGGGGCCGGACGGTGCCGCTgctccgcccgccgccgccatggccgCTCCGCCTCAGGCTCCCGTCATGGCCGCCCCGCAGCCGCCACCTTCGCCGCCCGCCCGGCGCTGCCGCCCCTCCGTCGAGCCGCTGCTGTTCCTCGCCACGCTGTCCCTCGGCCTGCAGGTCCCGCTGGCCACCCAGTACCTGTGGGACCGCCTGGGAGCCGAGCACGGCTACAGCGGCCCCAACGGCAGCAGCCCCGCGGGCTGCGGCAACGACAGCGGCAGCCCCGACCCGCTGCGGCAGGTGGGAGCCCCGCCGAGGGCTTGAGGGTGCTACCGGTGCTCCCCACCTGGCCCTGGCCCTCAGGGGTTGTGTTTGTGTTGCAGGAGGTGGAAGCGTTGGTTTCCCGCTGGAATCTCTACATCAACCTCGGGGGCTTCTTCGTGGGGCTCTTCTCCGTGACGCTCTTCGGGCCATGGAGCGACAGCGTGGGTCGGCGGCCGGCGCTCGTCCTGCCGGCGGTGGGCATGGCCGTGCAAGCAGCCATCTACCTCCTGGTCATGTACCTGCAGCTGCACGTCGCCTACTTTCTCCTCGGACGCCTCCTCAGCGGCCTCCTGGGCGACTACAACCTGATCCTGGCCAGCTGCTTCGCCTACGTGGCCGACACCAGCGACCGACGCGCGCGCACGTTTCGTGTCGCCATCCTCGAGGCTTGCCTCGGCGTGGCGGGCATGCTGGCCAGCATCGGCGGCGGCCAGTGGCGCAAAGCACAGGGCTACATCAATCCCTTCTGGCTCGTGCTCGCCACCAGCCTCGCTGCCGCTCTCTATGCTGCTTTCTGTCTCCAGGAGTCGGTGAAGCAGCAGAAGCCGGCCAAGCTGCTGACGCTCAGCCACTACAAGGCTGTCTACAGGCTGTATATGGCCCCGGAGCACCGCAGCTCCAGGAGGAAGCTCGCCCTCTACTCCCtggctttctttcttcttgtcaCTGTCCATTTTGGAACCAAGGACCTCTTTGTTTTGTACGAACTTGGCGCCCCTCTCTGCTGGGCCTCTGATCTCATCGGGTACGGCTCAGCTGCCAGTTACCTGGCTTTCCTGAGCAGCCTGGGAGGGCtgcggctgctgcagctgtgccttGAAGACACCTGGGTGGCAGAGATAGGATTGATTTCCAATATTTCTGGACTGGTTGTGATTTCCCTTGCTACTACAACACCACTGATGTTTACAGGTGATGCCAGATTCTTAATCCGTGTATCTTGGGGTCTTTTCTTAGAGATACCGGTAGATGCAGGAGCACAGCGTGCTTCTGGGAGTTCAAGCTGCTGTAGGAACTGCTGCCTCCATTTCAGCCAATGTACCAACAAAACAACGACTTGCTAACAACAAGGCTGGCCAAACACTGAAATTGAAACTGCAACCATTTAGTCCCTAGAATAACAGGTTTCCAGGTAGCTGTATTGTACTGCAGGCACAGATGAAAGTGCACGGTGAAATGCAGGAGGGTGAATGGAACTGGAAGGTAGCAGGGAGAAAACGCCCAGAGCTTCAGGTTTCTGGGACTGACTttggagattttattttaagtcgATACAACTTTATCAGATAGAGCTTTCCCTAatatgctgtatttttcttaCAGGTTATGGAATTCTGTTCCTTTCCATGGCAGCTACTCCAGTCATCAGAGCCAAA
It includes:
- the SLC46A1 gene encoding proton-coupled folate transporter; translated protein: MGPGSGPGAAPGPDGAAAPPAAAMAAPPQAPVMAAPQPPPSPPARRCRPSVEPLLFLATLSLGLQVPLATQYLWDRLGAEHGYSGPNGSSPAGCGNDSGSPDPLRQEVEALVSRWNLYINLGGFFVGLFSVTLFGPWSDSVGRRPALVLPAVGMAVQAAIYLLVMYLQLHVAYFLLGRLLSGLLGDYNLILASCFAYVADTSDRRARTFRVAILEACLGVAGMLASIGGGQWRKAQGYINPFWLVLATSLAAALYAAFCLQESVKQQKPAKLLTLSHYKAVYRLYMAPEHRSSRRKLALYSLAFFLLVTVHFGTKDLFVLYELGAPLCWASDLIGYGSAASYLAFLSSLGGLRLLQLCLEDTWVAEIGLISNISGLVVISLATTTPLMFTGYGILFLSMAATPVIRAKLSKLVGETEQGALFASVACVEGLCSLVATGVFNSLYPLSLHFMRGFPFLFGAIILLIPAAIVGWIEIWDSNPEYSHFTDTSLSPADG